From one Bacteroides eggerthii genomic stretch:
- a CDS encoding DUF4271 domain-containing protein, protein MMSELMAWAAGGAQGIPIPYSPRMDDGITVILLCCFFLSAYVLSRSRRFLLQLVKDFLLHRERTSIFATSTAGDMRYLLLLILQTCILAGVCIFNYCNDVQPELVRHVSPFMLLGIYIGVSFCYLLFKWVLYSVLGWIFFDESVTTLWLESYSTLLYYLGFTLFPFALFIVYFDLSLQLTIIIGLILAFFTKILMLYKWLKLFCNNLHGGFLLILYFCALEIMPCLMLYQGVIQLNDYLIIKF, encoded by the coding sequence ATGATGAGTGAGTTGATGGCATGGGCGGCAGGTGGAGCGCAGGGAATCCCTATCCCTTATTCTCCACGAATGGACGACGGCATTACTGTTATCCTGTTATGTTGCTTCTTTTTGTCGGCTTATGTTCTTTCCCGTAGCCGTCGTTTTTTATTGCAATTGGTAAAGGATTTCTTGCTGCATCGTGAGCGTACCAGTATATTTGCTACTTCCACAGCAGGCGATATGCGCTATTTGTTGCTGTTGATTTTGCAAACTTGCATTCTTGCCGGTGTCTGCATTTTTAATTACTGCAATGATGTTCAGCCGGAATTGGTGCGCCATGTTTCTCCTTTCATGTTATTGGGAATTTATATTGGAGTGAGTTTTTGTTATCTGCTCTTTAAATGGGTTCTTTACTCTGTATTGGGTTGGATTTTTTTTGACGAAAGTGTTACAACGCTTTGGCTCGAATCGTATTCTACCCTGCTCTATTATCTTGGGTTTACCCTCTTTCCATTCGCTTTGTTTATAGTCTATTTCGACTTAAGTCTGCAACTTACGATAATAATCGGATTGATTTTGGCATTTTTTACTAAAATATTGATGCTCTATAAGTGGTTAAAGCTTTTTTGTAACAATTTACATGGCGGTTTCCTTTTAATTTTGTACTTTTGTGCCCTTGAAATCATGCCTTGTTTGATGTTATATCAAGGAGTGATACAACTAAACGATTATTTGATAATAAAATTTTAG
- a CDS encoding TIGR00730 family Rossman fold protein: protein MNKIASVCVYSASSTKIDPVYFDTAYELGTLLGQQHIRLINGAGNMGLMSAVSDAALAAGGEVTGVIPRFMVEQGWHHTGLTRLVEVESMHERKKMMADLSDAVIALPGGCGTLEELLEIITWKQLGLYLNPVVILNVKGYFDPLLAMLQRAVEENFMRTQHGSIWHVAKTVREAVELVHTVPLWDVSIRKFAAI from the coding sequence ATGAATAAGATAGCTTCCGTATGTGTATACAGTGCTTCGAGCACCAAAATTGATCCGGTTTATTTTGATACGGCCTATGAGTTGGGTACATTGCTGGGACAGCAACATATCCGATTGATAAACGGCGCCGGTAATATGGGGCTTATGTCTGCTGTTTCGGATGCCGCGCTGGCGGCGGGAGGGGAAGTAACAGGAGTGATACCCCGTTTTATGGTTGAGCAAGGGTGGCATCATACGGGATTGACCCGACTTGTAGAAGTGGAAAGCATGCACGAGCGCAAGAAAATGATGGCAGATTTGAGTGATGCTGTGATTGCGTTGCCCGGAGGTTGCGGCACTTTGGAAGAGTTGCTCGAAATCATCACTTGGAAACAATTGGGACTTTATCTGAATCCGGTGGTAATACTGAATGTCAAAGGGTATTTTGATCCGCTACTTGCCATGCTTCAGAGGGCTGTGGAGGAAAATTTCATGCGTACGCAGCATGGTTCTATCTGGCATGTAGCCAAGACGGTTCGGGAAGCTGTGGAATTGGTGCATACTGTTCCTTTGTGGGACGTTTCTATCCGTAAGTTTGCTGCAATATGA
- the metK gene encoding methionine adenosyltransferase, which yields MGYLFTSESVSEGHPDKVADQISDAVLDKLLAYDPSSKVACETLVTTGQVVLAGEVKTKAYVDLQLIAREVIKKIGYTKGEYMFESNSCGVLSAIHEQSPDINRGVERQDPMEQGAGDQGMMFGYATNETENYMPLSLDLAHRILQVLADIRREGKAMTYLRPDSKSQVTIEYDDNGNPVRIDTIVVSTQHDDFILPADDSEDAQLKADEEMLGIIRNDVINILMPRVIASIHHEKVLSLFNNDIKYHVNPTGKFVIGGPHGDTGLTGRKIIVDTYGGKGAHGGGAFSGKDPSKVDRSAAYAARHIAKNLVAAGVADEMLVQVSYAIGVARPINIYVNTYGRGHVNMSDGEIAKKIDEIFDLRPKAIEDRLKLRNPIYQDTAAYGHMGREPQVVTKHFKSRYEGDKDVTVELFTWEKLDYVDKVKAAFGL from the coding sequence ATGGGATATTTATTCACATCCGAATCGGTGTCTGAAGGACACCCCGACAAAGTGGCCGATCAAATATCGGACGCTGTGCTTGACAAACTGCTGGCTTATGACCCCAGTTCGAAAGTAGCTTGCGAAACTCTGGTTACTACCGGACAGGTGGTGCTGGCTGGAGAAGTGAAAACCAAGGCGTATGTTGATCTTCAACTTATCGCACGTGAAGTAATCAAGAAAATCGGCTATACCAAAGGCGAGTATATGTTCGAGAGTAACTCGTGTGGCGTGCTTTCCGCTATTCACGAACAGAGTCCCGATATCAATCGTGGTGTGGAGCGCCAGGATCCAATGGAACAAGGTGCAGGCGACCAGGGTATGATGTTCGGATATGCCACTAATGAGACGGAAAACTACATGCCGCTTTCATTGGACCTTGCTCACCGTATTTTGCAGGTATTGGCAGATATCCGTCGTGAAGGTAAGGCAATGACTTATCTTCGTCCGGATTCGAAGAGCCAGGTGACCATTGAATATGATGATAACGGTAACCCCGTCCGCATCGATACGATTGTCGTTTCCACCCAACATGATGATTTCATCCTGCCCGCTGATGACAGCGAAGATGCTCAGTTGAAAGCGGATGAAGAGATGCTGGGTATCATCCGCAACGATGTTATCAATATTTTGATGCCTCGTGTCATCGCTTCTATCCATCATGAGAAAGTGCTGTCGTTGTTTAACAATGATATTAAATATCACGTTAATCCTACGGGCAAATTTGTAATCGGAGGTCCTCATGGGGATACCGGTTTGACAGGGCGTAAGATTATTGTAGATACTTATGGTGGCAAGGGTGCGCATGGCGGTGGCGCTTTCTCCGGTAAAGATCCTAGTAAGGTGGACCGCAGCGCCGCATACGCAGCCCGTCATATAGCCAAAAATCTGGTTGCTGCCGGTGTGGCAGACGAAATGCTGGTGCAAGTATCCTATGCCATCGGTGTGGCACGTCCTATCAATATATATGTAAATACTTATGGACGTGGCCATGTGAACATGAGCGATGGTGAGATAGCTAAGAAAATTGACGAAATCTTTGATCTTCGTCCGAAAGCTATTGAAGACCGTTTGAAGTTGCGCAATCCTATTTATCAGGACACTGCCGCTTACGGCCATATGGGACGTGAGCCGCAGGTTGTTACCAAACATTTCAAGTCACGCTATGAAGGTGATAAGGATGTGACTGTGGAACTGTTCACTTGGGAAAAACTGGATTACGTTGATAAGGTGAAGGCAGCTTTCGGTCTCTGA
- a CDS encoding glycoside hydrolase family 105 protein: protein MKKILFLLLAVICCGLHAQQPFSSGMNKEDIAKVCNAVAEWQINHQSGVKHHPLDWTNGALYRGMTEWGKVSGNKFCYDFVYAIGEKYNWNMWDNVYHADDICVGQAFIEMYRKLNDKRMLQPVLERAYYVASHPSKAPLQKTDAIGTSERWSWSDALFMAPPVYAALYTITGDRIYLDYLDTEYKACVDSLYDKEEHLFYRDNKRIPLREKNGSKQFWGRGNGWVFGGLPLIIDNLPFDCPSRNYYVRLFVEMAEAVRATQCKDGDWRTSLLDPDSYNMPENSCSAFMCYGIAWGIRNGYLFKRTYKPVLEKGWKSLVKAVHADGKLGYIQPVGAAPRAAGFDATDVYGVGAFLLAGSELYKSVK from the coding sequence ATGAAGAAGATCCTTTTTTTACTTTTAGCAGTAATATGTTGTGGATTACATGCGCAGCAACCTTTTTCATCAGGAATGAATAAAGAAGATATTGCCAAAGTTTGTAATGCTGTAGCCGAATGGCAGATAAATCACCAAAGCGGGGTGAAACACCATCCGTTGGATTGGACAAATGGAGCTTTGTATCGTGGAATGACAGAATGGGGTAAAGTCTCAGGAAATAAATTCTGTTATGATTTTGTTTATGCCATTGGTGAAAAATATAATTGGAATATGTGGGATAATGTATATCATGCGGATGATATATGTGTAGGTCAGGCTTTTATTGAAATGTATCGTAAATTAAATGATAAACGTATGTTACAACCGGTATTGGAGCGTGCGTACTATGTTGCTTCTCACCCTTCGAAGGCTCCTTTGCAAAAAACGGATGCAATAGGTACCTCGGAACGTTGGTCGTGGTCGGATGCTCTATTTATGGCGCCTCCGGTTTATGCGGCTTTATATACGATAACCGGAGATAGAATTTATTTGGATTATTTAGATACTGAATACAAGGCGTGTGTAGATTCTCTTTACGACAAAGAAGAACATCTATTTTATAGGGATAACAAGCGAATCCCCCTTCGTGAAAAAAATGGTAGTAAGCAGTTTTGGGGAAGAGGTAATGGTTGGGTGTTTGGTGGACTTCCTTTGATCATAGATAATTTACCTTTTGATTGCCCCTCTCGAAATTATTATGTACGTTTGTTTGTAGAAATGGCAGAAGCGGTACGAGCTACCCAGTGTAAAGATGGAGATTGGCGTACCAGTTTGTTGGATCCTGACTCATATAATATGCCTGAAAATAGTTGCTCTGCATTTATGTGTTATGGTATTGCTTGGGGAATCCGTAATGGTTATCTATTCAAACGTACTTATAAACCTGTACTTGAAAAAGGGTGGAAATCTTTGGTGAAAGCTGTCCATGCCGATGGTAAATTAGGGTATATACAACCGGTTGGTGCTGCTCCGAGAGCTGCGGGTTTTGATGCAACTGATGTATATGGAGTTGGTGCTTTTTTATTGGCTGGCAGTGAGCTTTATAAATCTGTTAAATAG
- a CDS encoding DUF2264 domain-containing protein — protein sequence MKYSILILTLLMFCITGRSQVASGREDRAYWISILSQVADPLLNNMSKGELRNNMPVETVSGAANPSNARTTHLEALGRLLVGIAPWLELGPDETSEGQLREKYIQLMLKSIEYGFDPESPDYLNFTVTRQPLVDAAFFCQGVLRAPVQVWSRLSPVVRQNVLNALQQIRNIKPVESNWLLFSAMVEAALLELTGECNMYPIEYAVMRFKEWYKGDAWYGDGVNLHMDYYNSFVIHPMLLDVLKVMQKHDKGESDFYKKELRRFSRYAEQQERMISPDGAYPVVGRSIAYRFGAFHVLSQAALDGLLPASVTKAQVRCGLTAVIKRHMSVKGNFDERGWLTLGFAGHQPQIAERYISTGSLYLCSVVFTALGLPVTDEFWCAPYAEWTGKKIWNGNKSVKLDKAIKDN from the coding sequence ATGAAATATAGTATTCTGATTTTAACTTTACTGATGTTCTGTATTACCGGTCGCTCGCAGGTTGCTTCAGGACGGGAGGATAGAGCATACTGGATAAGCATATTGTCACAAGTAGCGGATCCGTTATTAAATAATATGAGTAAAGGTGAGTTAAGAAATAACATGCCGGTAGAGACTGTTTCCGGTGCGGCCAATCCTTCTAATGCACGCACTACTCATTTGGAAGCTTTGGGACGTTTATTGGTGGGAATAGCTCCTTGGCTGGAACTTGGACCGGATGAAACATCGGAAGGACAATTGCGTGAGAAATATATTCAATTAATGCTTAAGTCCATTGAATATGGTTTTGATCCAGAATCTCCCGACTATTTGAATTTTACGGTTACCCGACAGCCTTTGGTGGATGCTGCTTTCTTTTGCCAGGGGGTGTTACGTGCTCCTGTACAAGTATGGAGCAGGCTTTCTCCGGTAGTCCGACAGAATGTTTTGAATGCCCTGCAGCAGATACGAAACATAAAACCGGTGGAAAGTAACTGGTTACTTTTTTCGGCTATGGTAGAGGCTGCTTTATTGGAGTTAACAGGTGAATGTAATATGTATCCGATAGAGTATGCTGTCATGAGGTTTAAAGAATGGTATAAAGGTGATGCATGGTATGGTGACGGTGTAAACCTACACATGGACTATTATAATAGTTTTGTAATACATCCGATGCTTTTAGATGTTCTGAAAGTTATGCAGAAGCATGATAAGGGCGAATCTGATTTTTATAAGAAAGAATTACGGCGCTTTTCCAGATATGCCGAACAACAAGAGAGAATGATTTCTCCTGATGGGGCATATCCGGTGGTGGGTCGTTCCATCGCTTACCGTTTTGGCGCTTTTCATGTGCTTTCGCAAGCGGCATTGGATGGATTGTTGCCGGCTTCAGTGACTAAAGCTCAAGTACGGTGTGGATTGACTGCTGTAATAAAAAGACATATGTCCGTAAAAGGTAATTTTGATGAACGAGGTTGGCTGACTTTAGGCTTTGCAGGGCATCAACCGCAAATTGCTGAAAGATATATTTCTACGGGTAGTCTTTATTTATGTTCTGTCGTATTTACTGCGTTAGGGCTTCCGGTTACCGATGAGTTCTGGTGTGCTCCTTATGCGGAATGGACCGGAAAGAAAATTTGGAACGGTAATAAGAGTGTTAAGTTGGATAAAGCTATAAAAGATAATTAA